The Gemmatimonas phototrophica region TCTACGGTGACGCCCGAGGTCTGCTGCAGGGCCTTGTCCACCGCCTTGACGCAGTGACCGCAGGACATCCCGGTGATTTCAAAAGTGGCGTGCTGCATGACATGCTCCTGATAGGGTGTGGGGGTATATTACCAATACCCCTCCCGGGTATCAAGGAGTTGCCTCCAGCCGGTTGGGTCAGCCCACGCCGCCGCGAATGCGGAGCGGCGTCCCCCAGGGATCGCGGACCAGCTCTTCCTGCACTGCGAATCCTGCGCCACCGAGTGCAGCCAGCACATCGCCGGGCGATGGGACCACGATACTCCACTCGAGCAGTTGGGCATCGTGGGCGCCAGAGGCCGGGGCCGCTTCGGCCCAGGTATTGGTGCCCAGATGATGGTGGTATCCGCCGGCGCCAAGGAAGAGTGCCCCCGGATACCGCCAGACCATGCGATCGAACCCGAGCGCGTGGTGGTAGAAGGTGGCCGCGTGTGGGAGATCGCCGACGTGGAGATGGAGGTGCCCCATGACCGTGCCAGGTGGCATCCCTGTCCACGGATCACCCGCGGCGGATGCCACGACAGCCGGGAAATCCAACGGATCGGTGGCCATCATGAGCTCCTGACCGATACGCTGCCATGCCGCCCGCGGACGGTCGCGGTAGACCTCGATCCCCAACCCATCGGGGTCCTGGAGATAGACCGCCTCACTGACCAGATGGTCGCTGGCCCCCGCCCGCACACCCAGCCTGGCCAGATGCTGCACGAAGCGCCCCAGCGATGGCCGGTCGGGGAGCAGGATGGCAAAGTGATACAGCCCGAGCCGCGATCCCGGACGGACTGGCGTCGTGCCCGGTCGCCACTCCAGAACGACCAGCGGTTCGGAGGCACCGTTGACGCCGAGCTGCACCACATCGGCGGTGCGCGAGAGCTCCGTGAGCCCGAGCACCTGCTGGTACCACTGCTGCGAGCGCTCCAGGTGACTGACCTGGAGACGAACCGGCCCCAGCCGCAGCTGCTGGGGCAACCGATACCCACGTGGCGCATCGCCGTAGCTGCCGGGGTGCGCGGGCTGCGCCACGGGCGCGCCGCCGAACATGTCGTGACTGGAAACTCCCATACATCGAATTATTTCCGTTTACACAATCATTGTCAAGCTAATCATGTTCGTTTCGTCCATAAGGTGTTGATGAATGCTGGGGTGAGTCGGCACCCCGGCGTCACAGGACGCATTGAGCGAGGGTAGAATGAATTTGAGGTCCATATCGAACCCCCGGAGGGCGCATGCGTTCTGTACGCTGGTTCAGCCGCCGTAGCCGCACCACCGTGATTGGTGCGGCACTCGTAATGCCGTTCGTCGCGGGCGCGTGTGCGCGACAGTCGAAACCCACCGCTGCCCCGACACCGGAGAGCAGTGGCTCCGGCCGGACCGCTCCTACCATGGAGTCAATCAATTCCGTGGAGGAGGGGGCGTTTGGCCAACAGCCGGTTTCCCGGGTGGAAGAGTTGTTCGTTGGCCGGTTTCCAGGTGTTCAGGTGCTGAACGTCAACGGTCAGGTGCAAGTCCGCATCCGCGGGGCCTCCTCGTTCAACGCCAATACCGAACCACTCATTCTGGTCGATGGGCAGCAGATGACGCAGGGATCGGGCGGCCTGATCGGCCTCAACCCTCGCGACATCCATAAGATCGAGGTGCTCAAGGATGCCGTCTCGATGGCGGAGTTCGGAGTTCGGGGCAGCAATGGCGTCATCCGCATCACGACGAAACGTCAGTAAGCGTCATCACCAAGCCCGCCGTTTCCCGTATCTTTCGGGATATGGAGACCCTATGAGAACGTTTATCCGTGCTTTCCATTTGGTCGTGGTGTTGGCGTGCAGCGCGGCGGCAGCCCACGCCCAGCACCCGGCCGATGTGTCGTTCATGCAGGGGATGATTGGCCATCACGCGCAGGCGGTGCAGATGACCGCGCTCGTCGAAGTGCGCACGCGCACTCCGGAGCTGCGCCTGCTCGCCGAGCGCATCACGGTGTCGCAGCGCGACGAAATTGACATCATGTCGCGCTGGCTCAACGAACAGAAACAGCCGATCCCACCATCGGATCCGCATGCCATGCACCCCATGGCTCCAGGCCACGGGGCGCACGCCATGCCCGGCATGTTGTCGTCCGCCCAGATGGACAGCCTGACCGCGGCCCGTGGTGTCTCGTTTGACACCCTCTTCCTGCAGTACATGATTCAGCATCACGAAGGAGCGCTGGTCATGGTCGCCGACCTGCTGCAGGTGAATGGCGCCGCGCGCGACCCGCAGATCTTTCAGTTTGCGTCTGATGTGGATACCGATCAGCGCGCCGAAATTCGCCGCATGCGCACCCTGCTGAACACCTTGAAGCGGTAGTAGCGCGTCCGTGTTGTTTCGCAGCATGTTGTCCCCTTCCCTTTCTCCTGCCCAGATGTCTCCTCTCGTCTTTTCTTCGCCGCGGCGCCGTCTGGCCGGGGCGGCGTTTTCGCTCGCCGTACTGGCCGGAACGGCCGGTGCCCAGGACCCTCGTGTTGGCCTCAAAGCGGGTCTCAACGACGCCGGCCAAGCCATCAAGAACGTGGAGTTGGTGTCGCACACTCCCAAGCGCGATGGGTGGTTCAATCCCAAGGCGCTGGGTGATTTCGGCTTTGCCAACTCCGACCTCGCCTTCCAGAAAAACCTCGTCTTCCAGGGCGGGTGGCATGGCTGGCAAGCGTGGGATATCAGCAACCCCAAGGCGCCGGTGCTCCGAAAGTCGTTTGTCTGCCAGGGTGGACAAGGGGATCTCTCCGTACACGGCACGCTGCTGTTCATGTCGGTGGAGGATCTGGTGGGACGCGTGGATTGCGGCACACAGGGCGTGACGGACACCGTCAGCACCGACCGCTTTCGCGGCGTGCGCATCTTCGACATCAGCGATATCGACAACCCGAAGCAGGTCGCAGCCGTGCAGACGTGCCGAGGGTCGCACACGCACACGCTGGTCACCGACAAGAACGACAAGGCCAACGTCTACGTGTATGTGCAGGGCACCGGCCCGGTGCGGTCGCCCAACGAATTGGCCGGGTGCAACGCTTCACCCAATGACTCCACCACGTCGTACTTCCGCATCGAAGTGATCAAGGTGCCGTTGGCCGCGCCGCAGTCGGCCCAGATCGTGAACATGCCCCGCATTTTTGCCGATGCGCAGGGGAACGTGGCCGGCCTGTGGAAGGGTGGCAGCCATGGCACTGGGACGCAAAACACCGGCACCACCGACCAATGCCACGACATCACCGCGTATCCAGAGATTGGCCTCGCCGCGGGCGCCTGCTCGGGGAACGGCATCCTGCTGGACATCAGCAATCCGGCCAATCCACGCCGCATTGACGAGGTCATCGACCCGAACTTTGCGTACTGGCACTCGGCCACCTTCAACAACGCCGGGTCCACGGTGCTGTTCACCGATGAATGGGGCGGCGGCACCTCACCGCGCTGCCGGGACACGGACAAGCCCACCTGGGGAGCCGACGCACTGTTTTCGCTGGGCGCTGACCGCAAACTGAAAGCCGCCGGGTACTTCAAGATTCCCGCTGCGCAGGGTGCCAACGAAAACTGCGTCGCGCACAACGGCTCGCTCATTCCCGTACCGGGACGCGACATCATGGTGCAGGCGTGGTATCAGGGTGGCATGTCCATCTTCGATTTCACCAACGCCGCCAAGGTGCAGGAAATTGCGTACTTCGATCGTGGCCCCATTGCCGAGCAGCTTACGTTGGCCGGCTACTGGAGCACGTACTGGTACAACGGACACATTGTCGGCTCGGAGATTGGCCGCGGGCTGGACATTTTCTCACTCACCCCGAGCGAGTTTCTGTCGCAGAACGAAATTGACGCGGCCAAGCTGGTCCAGTACGACGAAGTCAATCCGCAGCTCCAGACGCGCATCACGTGGCCGGCGGCATTCCCGGTGGCGCGCGCGTACGTCGATCAGCTGGCACGCAGCAACGGCCTGCCCGCCGCTCGCCTTGCGGCGGTGGACAAGACCCTCGATGCAGCACAGAAGGCCGCTCCCGCCGCACGCAAGCAGGCGCTGGGATTGCTCGCGTCTCAACTGGCGGGAGATGCGGCCAAGTCCAGCGACGCCGCCAAGGTTCGCCTGCTGCAGGATGTGGTGAAACAGCTGGCGAAGTAGGCACACCACTCCCAGCGCCACTCCCCGCGCGGGATCCATGCGGGTTGAATGCGGGGCACCAGCACAGCTGGTGCCCCGTTGCCGTTACCCCAACGCCTTGCGTACCGCCGGCGCGACCACCGTGCCGTACAGTTCAATACAGCGCAGCACATCCGCGTGCGGCATGGGGCCCACGGTGAACTGGATCATCATGCGGTTGTGATGAAACAGTTCGTGCTCGAAGAGAATCTTGTCGATCACTTCCTGTGGGCTCCCCAGCAGCATGGCGCCACGTGGTGACCGTTCAAAATCAAACTGCTGTCGCGTTGGCATGGGCCAGCCACGCTCACGCCCAATGCGCCCCATGGTATCGATATACGGCGGGAATACCAACTCGGCCGCGCGGTCCACGCTATCGGCAATGAATCCGTGGGAATTGATGCTCACCGGCAACGTATCGGGATGGTGACCGGCCTCGGCGGCAGCACTGCGATACAGGTCCACCAGCGGCACAAAACGCTCCGGCATGCCGCCAATAATGGCCACGGCCAACGGCAGGCCGAGTGTGGCGGCACGCACCACGGACTGCGGTGTTCCGCCCACGGCAATCCACACGGGCAAAGGCTGTTGCACGGGGCGCGGATACACACCGCGATCGTGAATCGGCGCCCGATGTGTACCCTGCCAGGTCACCCGTTCGCTGTCGCGGAGCGCGAGGAGCAGCTCGAGCTTCTCCGAGAACAGCTCGTTGTAGTCGTCCAGACTCTGCCCGAACAACGGATACGACTCAATGAAGCTGCCGCGACCGGCGGTGATCTCCGCCCGGCCATTGGACAATTGATCCAGCGTGGCAAACTGCTGAAAGACGCGCACAGGGTCGTCCGAGCTGAGCACCGTAACCGCGCTGGTCAGCTTGAGACGTGACGTGCGAGCCGCCGCGGCGGCCAGAATCATGGCTGGGGCCGACACGGCATAGTCGGGGCGATGATGCTCCCCCACCCCGAAGACATCGAGCCCCACCTGATCGGCGAGCACAATCTCTTCCAGGAGCTGGCGGGTACGCAGCGCAGCGGCGGTAGGGTCGCCTACACGGCGAGGATCGGTCTCGCCGAACGAATATATGCCGAGTTCCATGGGAGGAAACTTGCGATTGGCGCAAGAAAAGGGCACCAGCCGCGACTTGAGCGGGCCCAATCGGACGTCTTGGTGATGTACATCACGGTTGCACGGTCTCAATCCAACGGCCTACAGCAGAGCTGCGTGGCTCAGCGTACAATTATGGTTGTGAGCCACTCTTCATCCGCCACCGATGCGGCCTTGCGCGAGCGCCTTCAGCGGCAGCTGGGAGACGCGTACGTGATTAGCCGTGAACTTGGCGGTGGGGGCTCCTCGCGGGTTTTTCTTGCGACTGAGACCGCTCTGGACCGCCCGGTGGTGCTCAAGGTACTGCCTCCCGAGCTCACCGACGGTGTGGACAGCGCCCGCTTTCGTCGGGAGGTGCTCATTGCGGCCCGTCTGCAGCATCCCCATCTGGTGCCGCTACTCACGGCGGACGAAGGGGTAGCGTCCAACGAGGACAACGCGCTACGCTGGTTCACCATGCCCTATGTGGAGGGGCAGTCACTCCGGGAATGGCTGAACAAGCGTGGGGCTTTCCCCATTCCCGATGCCTCCCGCTTGCTCCGGGAGCTGGCCACCGCACTCGCCTACGCCCACGCCAAGGGAGTGATTCACCGGGATATCAAGCCGGAGAACATCCTGATGTGTGAAGGGGTGTCGATGATCTCCGATTTTGGCGTCGCCAAGGCCCTCGACGATGCCAGTGCCGATGCGGTGAGCACGGGTCGTCGCGTTACAACGGTGAGTATGACACTTGGCACGCCTGCCTACATGGCACCGGAGCAGGTGAACAATGCCAAGGTCGTGGATCACAAGGCCGATCTGTACGCCTTTGCCTGCGTGGCCTACGAGGTGCTCACCGGCGCGCCCCCATTCGTGCGCCCGTCGTTGCGCGCAACGCTGGCGGCACAGCTTCGCGACCTGCCGGTTCCGCTCGCTGAACGTCGCCCCGAGATCCCCGCGCCACTGGCCGATATCCTGATGCGCTGCCTGGCCAAGGATCCGCTGCAACGACCACACTCCGCCACCGCCATCATCAAGGTGCTGGACACGTTGTCCGCATCACCTGCAGTTCCTGCCCCCGCACCGGCGCCGCCACCCACCAGGGCGCGGTCGACCGCGCCCGGATTGACCAAGACCATGATCGTGGTGGCGGTACTGCTGGTTGCCGTGGTGGCGTGGTGGGTGTTTGGCCTGTAGGCCGACCCTGCGTCAGCCCACCACCGGTTTGATGCGCAGCACACGTCCATTGCTGCTGTCGGTCACGATGTACACAAACCCATCAGGGCCCACGGCCACATCGCGAATTCGCTCGCCCAGTTCACCGAGGTAGCGCACTTCGCGCGTCACGCGACCGTTGGTGAGCTCAAGGCGCACCAGCGCCCCCGGGCTGAGTGAGCCGATCAAGATGCTGCCCTGCCATCCTGGAATGGCGCTCGCGGTGTAGAACGCCATACCGGATGGCGCGATGACGGGATCCCAGTAGTACACCGGCTGTTCCAGTCCGGCCTTGGCGCTGCCTTCTCCGATTCGCGCGCCGGAGTAATCCACGCCGTAGGTAATGACCGGCCACCCATAGTTCCTGGCGCGTTCCGGATGGTTGAGTTCATCTCCCCCTCGCGCGCCGTGCTCCACGGTCCAGAGTTGCCCCGTGGTCGGGTGCAGCGCGGCCGCCTGCACGTTGCGATGTCCGTACGACCAGATCTCCGCACGAGCATCGGTGCGATTCACAAACGGGTTGTCGGCGGGCACCGTCCCGTTGGTGGCGATACGCATGATCTTGCCCTGTCCCATGGAAAGATCCTGCGCCCGCTCCTTCCAGTTCATGCGATCACCCTGCGTGATGAACAGCTGACCATCACGGGCGAAGACGAGACGTGAACCATAGTGGCCGCCGCCGTTGAGCTTGGGCTCCTGCCGGTAGATCACCTGCACGTTCACCAGCGCGGCGCCGCTGAGTTGGGCGCGGGCGACTGCCGTGCCGGAGCCACCAGCGCCGGCTTCGGCGTAGGACAGATAGATCATCTGGTTTTGCGCGAACTGCGGGTCGATGGCCACATCGAGCAATCCCCCTTGCCCTTGTGCGAAAACCGACGGGACCCCCGTCAGTGGCGCCGACAGCTGGCCGCTGGTCGAGAGCATACGCAGTCGCCCCGGTCGCTCGGTGACCAGCGCCCGACCATCGGGGAGAAACTCAATGGCCCACGGGTTCACGAGTCCGGTGGCTACGACCTCCGAAGTCACCACGCCCCTGGTACTGGACGGCGTGGGCGATCGGTCGGCCAGTTGCTGCGATGCCGGAACCTCAGTGGATGGCTCGTCCGCCGGTGACGACGCCGACGGCGAGGAGCAGCCGGCCAGCACGAGAAACGTGAGGAATGCACGCATTGGCGTTACCGTGAAGCGTGGAACAAACGCGGTACCGTGAAGCGGTACGGGAAGACCCCTGTCATCCAAACCCCCGCCCTCCCATGTCGTTCCCTTCATTTCGCTCGCTGCTGGCCAGCCTGGTCACCGCCTCGGCCCTCGTTGCCCCCGGGTTGCTGGCCCAACGCGCCGCCACGGGACAGCCGGTTGGGCCGGTAGATCCCCGTCGGGCCACGACGCAAAAGCCGCCGCTGCACGGCAAGCATTGGATGGCCATCACGGGAAAGCCGTTGGGGGCGACCGCGGGAGCCATGATGTTCCAGAAGGGGGGGAACGCGGTGGATGCGGCCGCCGCCATGCTGGCCGCGACCTGTACCATGTGGGACACGCTGCACTGCGGCGGGGAAACCCAGGCGCTCATTTACCACCCCCAGCTCAAGAAGGTCATTGGCATCAATGCCCTCGGAGTGGCGCCCACCGGCGCCACGGCGGAGTTCTACCGCAGCAAGGGCTACGATCATCCTCCCGAGTTTGGGCCGCTGGCAGCCATTACGCCGGGTACACCGGGCGGCCTCATGGTAATGCTCGCCGAGTACGGTACGCTGTCGCTCAAGGACGTGCTGGGCCCCGCCATTCAGATGGCTGACGGCTATCCGGTGGAAGCGCAGCTGGCCAACAACATTGAACGGCAGAAAGACTGGATCAAGAAGTGGAAGTATGCGCCGGCCGTCATGCTGCCGCACGCGGGCAGCGGCGGGCGTGAAGCCCCCGAGGCGGGCGAACTGTTTGTGCAGAAGGATCTCGCCGCCACCTTCCGCAAACTGGTGGCGACGGAACAAGCGGCACGAAAGGCCGGCAAAACGCGCAAGCAGGCCATCATGGCGGCGTATGACCGCTTTTACAAAGGCGACATTGCGCAGGAACTCGTGCGTGGCATGCGTGAAGACGGCGGGCTCTTCACCATGGCAGACCTGGCCAACTGGCGCGTGAAGATTGAAGAGCCGCTGTGCACCAACTACAAGGGCATTGACGTGTGCAAGCTGCAGCAATGGCAGCAGGGCCCGGCCATGCTGCAGGCGCTCAACATTCTGGAGAACGCCGATCTCAAGGCGATGGAGTACAACTCGCCGCAGTACGTACACACGGTATATCAGTCCATAAGCATGGCGTTTGCCGATCGCGATTTTTACTACGGCGATCCGGCCTTCGCGCCGGAAGAGCCCATGAAGGGGTTGCTGTCGAAGGAATATGCGAAAGCACGCTGGAACAGCATGAACCGCAGTCGGAACGACGCGGGAATCAAGCCGGGCGATCCGTACCCGTTTCAGCAGGGGGTGAACCCGTTCACGGGGCTGTTGGCGCAGTGGGACAACGCAAAGTTTCTGCCACGTGACACCACGAAGCAGAGTGGCCAGCAGGATCGGCCCGTGCGTCCCGATACCATGTTCGACGCGCAGCTGCGTGAAGCCTTCCACGGCGGCACGACCAGCATTGAAGCCGCCGACAGCGCGGGGTGGGTAGTGAGCATCACCCCCAGCGGCGGCTGGGTACCGGCGGTGATTGCCGGGCGCACCGGTATCGGACTCAGTCAGCGTGGGCAGAGCTTCGTGACGCGCCCCCAGGATGGTCCCTTCAACGTGATTGAACCCGGGAAGCGGCCGCGGGTGACCCTCACCCCCACGATGGCGCTGAAAGACGGGGCGCCGTTCCTTGCCTTTGCCGTGCAGGGCGGCGACACGCAGGACCAGAATCTGCTGCAGTTCTTTTTGAACATGGTGGAGTTTGGCATGACCGTGCAGCAGGCCGTGGAGGCACCGAACATCAACTCGTACCAGATGCGCAATTCGTTCGGCTTCCACGAAACGCAGCCGGGGCTCATGGAAATTGCCACGAGCATGCCGGAAGCCAACCGCTCGGCGCTCACGGCCATGGGCTATCGGCTTCGCCCCCTTGAGCGCACGTCTGGCCCCATCACGGCCATCTGGTTCGACCGCAAGCACCGCACCATGTGGGGCGGGGTGTCAAACCACGGGGAAGACCACGGGATTGCGTGGTAGGTCGCGACTGACAACTCAGGACCCGAACCCCCGACCCGGAACTGATCAGTTCCGGGTTGGGGGGTTGAGTTTGGGGTCATGGGTTGACCGTAACTGGACTCACAGCCCCCACAGAGCGAAATTCAAGGGGGTGTTCCTTCCTTTCCCCCGACGCTACGGGTCCCATGCCGATCACGCTCAAGGTCAACGGCAAAACGCGCACAGTTGACGTGCCCGCAGATATGCCCCTGTTGTGGGTGCTGCGCGATGAACTCGATCTGAAAGGCACCAAGTTTGGTTGCGGCGCCAACCGGTGCGGCGCCTGCACGGTGCACGTGAACGGCGTGGCCCAGCGCACCTGCACGATGCCCGTGTCGCGGGCGGCCGGCGCTGACATCACCACCATCGAGGGGCTCTCGCCCGATGGGACGCACGCGGTGCAGCAGGCATGGGAAGAGCTGGACGTGCCGCAATGCGGCTACTGCCAGGCCGGCCAGATGATGGCCACCGCCTCGCTGCTGGCCAAGACGCCCAAGCCTACTGACGCGGACATCGATGCGGCGCTCAACACCAATCTGTGCCGCTGTGCTACCTACCTGCGCATTCGCGCGGCGGTGCACCGCGCCGCCGAGATCAAGGCCGGCGGCGCCGCCGTCGGTTCCAGTGGCGCATCCAAGAATACCAAGGAGGACTGACCCGTGACGTCTTCCCTGACCCCCGACAACAACACCGTGTCCACGCCGGTGAACCGCCGCGACTTTTTGCGCGTCAGTGCGCTCGCCGGCGGCGGCATTCTGCTGGCCAGCTACGCTGAACCGCTGGGCGCCATTGAACGCCTCGGCATGAGCACGCCGGCCGCCGAGCCCATGCTCAGCGCGTTCATCCGCATTACCGCCGATAACATCGTCACCATTACCGCCAAGAATCCCGAGATTGGCCAGGGCATCAAGACCATGTTGCCCATGCTCATCGCCGAGGAGCTCGATGTGGATTGGGCGAATGTGCGCATCGAGCAGGCGGACTTCGATCCCACGAAGTATCCCGCGCAGGTGGCTGGC contains the following coding sequences:
- a CDS encoding VOC family protein, which translates into the protein MGVSSHDMFGGAPVAQPAHPGSYGDAPRGYRLPQQLRLGPVRLQVSHLERSQQWYQQVLGLTELSRTADVVQLGVNGASEPLVVLEWRPGTTPVRPGSRLGLYHFAILLPDRPSLGRFVQHLARLGVRAGASDHLVSEAVYLQDPDGLGIEVYRDRPRAAWQRIGQELMMATDPLDFPAVVASAAGDPWTGMPPGTVMGHLHLHVGDLPHAATFYHHALGFDRMVWRYPGALFLGAGGYHHHLGTNTWAEAAPASGAHDAQLLEWSIVVPSPGDVLAALGGAGFAVQEELVRDPWGTPLRIRGGVG
- a CDS encoding TonB-dependent receptor plug domain-containing protein, with protein sequence MESINSVEEGAFGQQPVSRVEELFVGRFPGVQVLNVNGQVQVRIRGASSFNANTEPLILVDGQQMTQGSGGLIGLNPRDIHKIEVLKDAVSMAEFGVRGSNGVIRITTKRQ
- a CDS encoding DUF305 domain-containing protein, whose amino-acid sequence is MRTFIRAFHLVVVLACSAAAAHAQHPADVSFMQGMIGHHAQAVQMTALVEVRTRTPELRLLAERITVSQRDEIDIMSRWLNEQKQPIPPSDPHAMHPMAPGHGAHAMPGMLSSAQMDSLTAARGVSFDTLFLQYMIQHHEGALVMVADLLQVNGAARDPQIFQFASDVDTDQRAEIRRMRTLLNTLKR
- a CDS encoding LVIVD repeat-containing protein, with translation MSPLVFSSPRRRLAGAAFSLAVLAGTAGAQDPRVGLKAGLNDAGQAIKNVELVSHTPKRDGWFNPKALGDFGFANSDLAFQKNLVFQGGWHGWQAWDISNPKAPVLRKSFVCQGGQGDLSVHGTLLFMSVEDLVGRVDCGTQGVTDTVSTDRFRGVRIFDISDIDNPKQVAAVQTCRGSHTHTLVTDKNDKANVYVYVQGTGPVRSPNELAGCNASPNDSTTSYFRIEVIKVPLAAPQSAQIVNMPRIFADAQGNVAGLWKGGSHGTGTQNTGTTDQCHDITAYPEIGLAAGACSGNGILLDISNPANPRRIDEVIDPNFAYWHSATFNNAGSTVLFTDEWGGGTSPRCRDTDKPTWGADALFSLGADRKLKAAGYFKIPAAQGANENCVAHNGSLIPVPGRDIMVQAWYQGGMSIFDFTNAAKVQEIAYFDRGPIAEQLTLAGYWSTYWYNGHIVGSEIGRGLDIFSLTPSEFLSQNEIDAAKLVQYDEVNPQLQTRITWPAAFPVARAYVDQLARSNGLPAARLAAVDKTLDAAQKAAPAARKQALGLLASQLAGDAAKSSDAAKVRLLQDVVKQLAK
- a CDS encoding LLM class flavin-dependent oxidoreductase, which codes for MELGIYSFGETDPRRVGDPTAAALRTRQLLEEIVLADQVGLDVFGVGEHHRPDYAVSAPAMILAAAAARTSRLKLTSAVTVLSSDDPVRVFQQFATLDQLSNGRAEITAGRGSFIESYPLFGQSLDDYNELFSEKLELLLALRDSERVTWQGTHRAPIHDRGVYPRPVQQPLPVWIAVGGTPQSVVRAATLGLPLAVAIIGGMPERFVPLVDLYRSAAAEAGHHPDTLPVSINSHGFIADSVDRAAELVFPPYIDTMGRIGRERGWPMPTRQQFDFERSPRGAMLLGSPQEVIDKILFEHELFHHNRMMIQFTVGPMPHADVLRCIELYGTVVAPAVRKALG
- a CDS encoding serine/threonine-protein kinase, with amino-acid sequence MSHSSSATDAALRERLQRQLGDAYVISRELGGGGSSRVFLATETALDRPVVLKVLPPELTDGVDSARFRREVLIAARLQHPHLVPLLTADEGVASNEDNALRWFTMPYVEGQSLREWLNKRGAFPIPDASRLLRELATALAYAHAKGVIHRDIKPENILMCEGVSMISDFGVAKALDDASADAVSTGRRVTTVSMTLGTPAYMAPEQVNNAKVVDHKADLYAFACVAYEVLTGAPPFVRPSLRATLAAQLRDLPVPLAERRPEIPAPLADILMRCLAKDPLQRPHSATAIIKVLDTLSASPAVPAPAPAPPPTRARSTAPGLTKTMIVVAVLLVAVVAWWVFGL
- a CDS encoding PQQ-dependent sugar dehydrogenase; this translates as MRAFLTFLVLAGCSSPSASSPADEPSTEVPASQQLADRSPTPSSTRGVVTSEVVATGLVNPWAIEFLPDGRALVTERPGRLRMLSTSGQLSAPLTGVPSVFAQGQGGLLDVAIDPQFAQNQMIYLSYAEAGAGGSGTAVARAQLSGAALVNVQVIYRQEPKLNGGGHYGSRLVFARDGQLFITQGDRMNWKERAQDLSMGQGKIMRIATNGTVPADNPFVNRTDARAEIWSYGHRNVQAAALHPTTGQLWTVEHGARGGDELNHPERARNYGWPVITYGVDYSGARIGEGSAKAGLEQPVYYWDPVIAPSGMAFYTASAIPGWQGSILIGSLSPGALVRLELTNGRVTREVRYLGELGERIRDVAVGPDGFVYIVTDSSNGRVLRIKPVVG
- a CDS encoding gamma-glutamyltransferase family protein is translated as MAITGKPLGATAGAMMFQKGGNAVDAAAAMLAATCTMWDTLHCGGETQALIYHPQLKKVIGINALGVAPTGATAEFYRSKGYDHPPEFGPLAAITPGTPGGLMVMLAEYGTLSLKDVLGPAIQMADGYPVEAQLANNIERQKDWIKKWKYAPAVMLPHAGSGGREAPEAGELFVQKDLAATFRKLVATEQAARKAGKTRKQAIMAAYDRFYKGDIAQELVRGMREDGGLFTMADLANWRVKIEEPLCTNYKGIDVCKLQQWQQGPAMLQALNILENADLKAMEYNSPQYVHTVYQSISMAFADRDFYYGDPAFAPEEPMKGLLSKEYAKARWNSMNRSRNDAGIKPGDPYPFQQGVNPFTGLLAQWDNAKFLPRDTTKQSGQQDRPVRPDTMFDAQLREAFHGGTTSIEAADSAGWVVSITPSGGWVPAVIAGRTGIGLSQRGQSFVTRPQDGPFNVIEPGKRPRVTLTPTMALKDGAPFLAFAVQGGDTQDQNLLQFFLNMVEFGMTVQQAVEAPNINSYQMRNSFGFHETQPGLMEIATSMPEANRSALTAMGYRLRPLERTSGPITAIWFDRKHRTMWGGVSNHGEDHGIAW
- a CDS encoding (2Fe-2S)-binding protein, yielding MPITLKVNGKTRTVDVPADMPLLWVLRDELDLKGTKFGCGANRCGACTVHVNGVAQRTCTMPVSRAAGADITTIEGLSPDGTHAVQQAWEELDVPQCGYCQAGQMMATASLLAKTPKPTDADIDAALNTNLCRCATYLRIRAAVHRAAEIKAGGAAVGSSGASKNTKED